The Rhinatrema bivittatum chromosome 10, aRhiBiv1.1, whole genome shotgun sequence DNA segment GagatcaacaaacaagttgtaggtgataccttatCATTAGACTAATTTAATACATATGAGGGTGGCATTCCAGAGCTATCTATCTTCCATTCATAAGGTCACAGTTAATCCAATAACAagatatcacctacaacttgtttgttgaccttcaCTTAAGTATCTAAATGAGCTAACTGACAAACACACTACCtcctcaattttttatttttcagaattatTGTTTTCCCCCAAAATGTGAACAATCTAGAGGAAAACATCACTTAACAGTTATATCACTTAGCAGTTcttcgttgtatgtaaaccggagtgatttgtagtccctacaagaacttcggtatataaaaattaaaaataaataaataaataaataaatatccattaATCGTTTCAGGAGCAAGCTTCTTCTCAAGGATTGGCTCAGAatgagaatatatttttttttatttttcaactcAATCCTGTCATCTCCACTGGACTGAGTTTAGCATCCTGGAAACTCCAGAATGTTAACCTTGGCTGCTTCTTTTGACTCTTGAAAACATAGCATAAGAGATTAATCTTGtgacccaattaaaaaaaaaaaaacaacttttctcaCTGCCAAATAATATCATCAAAATCAGTTCTAGGGAAGAAAGACCACAAATCCTAGTACAGGAATACAGTTTTCCCCAAGGATTAACACATAACATTTACTTTTCTGGATAGGAAACAAGGACTCTGTGCCTTACCATACACTCGGACCCAGCCTTGCTGCTGGCAGACGGACTCCAGGAGGATGCGGTTCAAAGTTCCACCAGGAGCCGAAGAGTCCACATCTTCTCGTACAGAGTCCTGATCCATGCCCGAAAACCCAGGAAAGGTGTCCTGGCCGTCAGGTAACGAATCGGCCCCCGGGGAGTGATCTTTCCTCATCATCATCTTGCTAACGAGCAAGTCCGGGTCTCGAGCTGCGAGAATCTCTCATAGACTTTCCGATCCGGCCCGGTACCGGCTCTCCGCGAATCAAACTGTGGGCCGGACGATTGGATCCAGCGTGCTCCAGAAACTAAACTAGACGGCCCCGAATCCGAGGGGTTCTGCTGAGACTCGCCGCCAGTACTGGTTCTGGCTCCAGCCCCTTCCGGCTCAGCACAGCTCCTCTTCAAAGCCGGTACACCCTGTCCAGCTTTACACAGTCACACCAATTCCTTATACGCGAGCCCTCGCCTGGCAGCGGCTGAGTCTGAATGGGCTTCGCTCCTCCCGGTCCTGGTAGTGTGCTGCGGGCGGGAGGGCAGGAATCCCTTGCTGTCCCTCAGTCCCTCGCGGCCTCTGGCCCCAGGTCCGGCTGCTTTCTGCGCCCCCTCACGTGTGCGCGCCTGGTGTGAGGAGGGCTTTGCACGCGCGCAGCCTCCGGAGGGGAGGGGGATTCtctagagccccccccccccacctgcgtGACAGTCTGTGAGCGCGAGGAGGAAGAGAATATAGCTCGTGCCCGGGGAGCTTTCAATCTCAGCAGCCGCTGGCTGGGTCTGTCCGGCAGCAGCGGCTCCCGGCATCCCAGGGTGATAGACCTGAGTAACAAGGAGCAGCGTCAGCAGGTCTGATGCTGCGAGCATAACATAGGTGGAATCTGTGAGAAACGGAGCTGAGgcaagagggtgggggggagaaaagggggaggtgaacAATGTGACGTAGGGTTCTGTTCCGACCTATGAGCTGAATACGGGCCAGCAGGGGGCGTTTGGCGCCATTTGCCGTTTGAGCCCAGCGAGCAGAGGGAGTCTGTCGTCTTGCTTGAGGTACTGTTTAATGGTATTTTAATTTACTAACCGGATTAACTGCTTGCCTTGTTGCAACATCCCCACTTCTGAAGAGACGGCACCCCCTGCAGAgctctataataaaaaaaaaaaaaaagaataacaagCAATCCAGCTTATACCGGCAGCAATGCCCAAAAAAGGGCGCAGGGGAACAGCCCCTGCTTCCCAGGCGAGTCCTGACCCGGTTGACACGCCATCCGCCATCCACCCCCGAGAAGACGCTAGCTCCGGGGGGAAGCGGGCCTGAAGTGCCTGCTTCTGGagagcccacctcagcaccaggcAGAGAGCAATCGagcacacaccctcccccccactgccTCCCGTCGAGGAGCCGGCAGTTGCTCTGCTACATGAAGAGGCCTGTAGCCCTTCCCCCAGCTTGCATATTACTAAGCAACCCGATCCCGCTGCTCTGGGAAGATCAGCCCTGCCTGttcctgcaggggagggggaggaggaagctgaACGGAGCAGAATGACTGACGGGAGAGAATCCCGGATGACAGCAATTAAACAAGGAAGAGGCAGGCTGCGGAAAGAGCAAGCCCCTGCGCAGAGGAGCTTCCGTGAGCTTGAAAAGAGGTTTTGCTCATTCTGGAGGACATGAAGCTGGGCCGAGGGGGACAGAACGTCAGAGGCATGCGTGGCAGGTCTCAGGCCCCCTCGCCAGTCAGGCAGAAAATTTCTGGAGGAGCCCGGTCAAAAAGACTTGCAGGCATGTGGTGAGTGCGGGCATAAGTATTCTGCCTTAAAAAACACTGTAGTGCGGCAGAGGGGAATAAGAGCAGGTTTTACTCCTTCTGGAGGCAGCAGGAGTGTGCATCCATGCAGTAGAACAGGAGCAGAAACACTGGGAGGGAAGAGGGTTGAGAGAGACTGGGATGCGGGTGAGGGGAGACTGCCGGGCACTGGCAGCCGTGCAGAGGACACGTTTAGTACGTTGGGTGGATTTCAGGGTGGGGCGGTGGGTAGTTACAAAGGTAACACCAAACAACAGGGTTTGAGACATGATGTGGACAGGGTTTTTTCTGGGCAAGATACTGGTGGcggtttttccactgttgcaggTTCGGAGGGTGATGTACGATCGAAACTCCTGAGGAGGGAAAGCTGGCAGTCCCGACAGGATAAAAGCCCGGGCAGAGAGGAGGCTGCATCGTCGTTCAGGCAAGATCCAGGCGATGGAGCACCCATTTTCGGAGGTTTGCAGGGAAGGACAGGTAAAAGCAGCGAGGCGGAGAAGGCCAATACAGTGGTgaggaaaaagaaagggaagagggtACATAGTGATAGCTCGTCTGAGAGTTCGGACTCATCCAACTCTTCTTCTTATTCAGATAATGGGTCCTCGGGAAAGCGTAGAAGAGCTAGCGGGTTGGGCCCGAGCCAGGATATGGGGCACCCAGCTCTGGCGTCCTTGACAGAGTTATGGGAGGGTGTACCTAGAAGGTTGCGTAGGCGAATTCGCAAGAGAAGATATGTTAACATTTTCCGCTTAGTGGCTGGGCGCAGGGCTGATAATAGAGGGCgtgggaaaggaaaaaagaaaaaaaggagggatTCAGCCGAGCCTAAGGTTGCCAAGAATATTCTAAATTGGATAAGAGGATTCCTTCGTTTAGCAAGTGTGGTATGTCACTATCAGCCTGGCCATTATGGGGCGCTACTGGCTTATTGCGACAGCATACTGGGGGCATATAAGGATTACGAGggctgggcatggctcaattatgatgagcgtTTCAGGGAGAAAATGGCAGGAAACCGGTTTAGGTCCTGGGGAACGCAAGATATAAACTTATGGCTTACTCAAATACAAACAAATGCGCTGCTAAAAACGGAGCAGGGTGTAAATCTAGGCCTCGGAGCGAGTGGCGTAGCAGGTAGTGGCAGGGGTGGCGAGTTGCCGAGCGTAGGCAACACTACCAAAAGGAAGGAGATAAGGGTTTCCCCTGGGGGGGTTGGATGTTTGCTGGAGATATAACAGAACCTCTTGCTTGTTTCCTGAATGTAAATTTAGGCACGCGTGTGCCTaaatggtggagcccatcctgtttcCCGGTGCCCCCAAGCAGGGCAAACAGGGCACTGTGAAAGGAGCAGCGGCAGGGAAGAGAcagtcacaataaaaaaaaaaaaagggaattttgAAAGGGGTGAGGGTGGGCGTGCATACACAGATTTGCTTTCACGATGTTCCCAGCAGAATGCAAGTGGGGACTGATGGCTGCTGAGAGTTTCAGAGGGAAGTACGGGTCGTCATGGGAAGACGAAGAGAGCGAGCTGATTTCACAACTCGGTCGCACCAGCAACATGGAAGGCTTACACTGCAGGATTAATGGCGGTGACAGGTTTCTTAACCAATATTGGGTGCCATAGCAGGAATGTGTCTGATAGGGAGCTGTGTCAATTCATAATAGCAGCAAAGCAGGCAGGATGCTCGATTGCAACGGTCCGTTCCCATTTAGCGGGTTTCACTTTTTTCCAAAAGGTACAGGGGTGCCCGAATCCGATGAATAGTTTTAGGGTAAAAAAGGTACTTGGGGGTTGGCAACGAGGTCAGGGTCACAAAGAGGATAAAACGGAGGCCTATTAGATACGTGGACTTATGTATATTAGTGGAAGTTCTGCCGCAGATATGTTGGTCCGCGTTTGAAACCTCCATGTTCAGATTAGCCTTCTCCTGGGCCTTTTTCGGAGCCATGAGGATTAGCGAGTTAGTGGCTCAATCCAGGCGGGCCGTTAGGGAAGTGGGAATGCTCAAGTCAAATGTACAGATCAGAGGGTCCAAGGTTAGGCTATTCATTCCCAGATCTAAAACAGATCAGACAGGGAAGGGAGCGGTCGTCACATTGTTGTGTGATGCTCAGCGGTCTGTTTGCCCGGTCCGGCTGGCACACGGTTATATGTGGTTGCGTCCGAATTTGGAAGGCCCCTTTTTCATCCATGAGGACTCTTTTCCTCTCACACGATTTCAGTTTTCTAAGGTGTTAGGCTCAGCCATCCACAAAGCGGGTGGTGATCCAAGTTATTACAGTTCGCATTCGTTTCGAATTGGGGCGGCCACTGCTGCAGCGGAAGCTGGTATGTCAGATACGGAGATCAAAGGTTTAGGGCATTGGAAGTCGGAGGCTTTTAGGTCTTATGTCCGACCTAGCTTCTAGTAGAA contains these protein-coding regions:
- the LOC115099798 gene encoding uncharacterized protein LOC115099798, giving the protein MTDGRESRMTAIKQGRGRLRKDWAEGDRTSEACVAGLRPPRQSGRKFLEEPGQKDLQACGECGHKYSALKNTVVRQRGIRAGFTPSGGSRSVHPCSRTGAETLGGKRVERDWDAGEGRLPGTGSRAEDTFSTLGGFQGGAVGSYKGNTKQQGLRHDVDRVFSGQDTGGGFSTVAGSEGDVRSKLLRRESWQSRQDKSPGREEAASSFRQDPGDGAPIFGGLQGRTERMGVKRFEGCAWIVGHSYIHRAQRRAMKRPYGEHLDIDRVGWRVSWFSKRGMG